The window TGTCAAAAATCGTTTGCGCATCTCTACACTTGTTGCATTTGCAGTACATGTCAATCAGAGAGCTGGATACAAACACATTGGTGCTAGAGCCCATCTTTAGGCTACGGGCATGGATCCTTGCTCCTCCTCGCAAGTCCTCGAGACTAGCACAAGCACTGAGCACACTAGAGAAGCATGAAATGTTTGGCCTACAACCATCAGCCAGCATTTGACTGTACAGCTTCACCGCTTCTGCCGCATTCCCTCTCTGCTCATGCCTAGCAATCAAAGTACCCCAGGAGACCTCATTCCTCTCAGGCATTGCATCAAGAACCCGTCGAGCTCCGTCAAGATCACCCGACTCAGAGTACACATCAAGCAGTGCAGTCCACGAGACCACATCCTTCACATCCATCTCATCAAACACCTTACGGGCTGCATCTGCATCCCCCATTCTCAGATGCAGCGTGATCAAAGAATTTTGTACCTCGATGCTGCTCTCGAAGAAGTTTGATTTAATCGCCAATCCCACGATGGACATGGCTAGACCAAATTCACCTGCACCAACGCATGCCTTGATCATGCACACAAAGGTGATACCATTAGGCCTCACCCTGCAGCTGACCATTTTACGAAAGACGGCAAGAGCATTGTGGTGGAGCTCATTGCGCACAAAACCAGAAATCGTTGCCGTGAAGAAGGCCACGGAGCCGGACGAGCACTGCTCATAAAGCTCGACGGCCTCTGCCACACGCCCGCGCTTCATCAACGCATCCACCATGGTGGTGTACGACACGACGCTCCTCTCGGGCATTCCGTCGAACAGCCTGCGAGCGGAGGCGATGTCCCCGGCCTTGACGTGCTCAGACACCATGAAGTCGTACGTGAAGGAGCAGGCGGCGTCCGCGGCAACGCAGTCCCCGAAGGCACGGTCGCGCTCCGCGGCGCGAGCGAAGGCGGCGTATGTGGTGAGGAGGTGCGACGCCACGGAGCGGTCGGCGGCGACGCCGGAGCGCACGGTGTGCGCGTGCAGCGAGAGGGCGAGCGGCAGGCGgtcggaggaggacgaggaggaggcgggCGCGGCATGGCTGGTGGCGGTGGCGCGGCAGAGGCGGAGGAGGGTGGCGCAGGTCTCGGCGTAGGACTTGAATGCCTTGGGCGTGGGGGCGAGCGGCGGGCCGTTGGCCAGGCGGAGCTTGAAGGATTTCAGCGGGAGGGTTAGAGGGACCTGCGCCTTCTCCAGCTTCGGCCTGGAACTGGAAGCCAGctgtgccgtcgccgccgccggcggtgGCCGCCGCGGCCGCTTCGTGCGAACCGCCGCTCTCATTCTCCTCCCATGCTTCGAACTAGGAAGGAAATCGTTTCGGTTGTTAATGGCGAGCCCACACGCTCATGACACAGACTACGCCATGTCACCATATCAtgtggatttttttttttgaattttcagtttttaaaatgttttatctcttaaatggaaaaatccgattgaagatccgttttcatcattaaatccctcgcgacgagatcttcgaaactaaatCTCATATTAATATATTTCGACGAAATTTTTTTTGGTTAAAAAttgtcatgtctattgcacatgaattgcaaTGATGTTTACCCTAAAGttgtcatgatatgtttcagctattttcttctgcatttaaaagtaaattttgacatattataaaatggggaattaagaaactagacttgccatgcattataaactaaaattgccatgatacatgcacttaaaattgccatggttcatacaaaaaaatattttcatggtcaaagtactggaattgtcatcatcaaaaaactaaaattgccatgatctacaaattaAAATTGccgcatggcaactttagtttaagcaccatgacaactacagtgtaaacatcatgggaattttttgacaaaaaatcgtcaaaacatatcaacatggggtctagttttgaagatctcgtcgagacagaTTTAATGGTGATAACGGATTTTTAATTCGCTTTTttattaggagataaaacatttttaagccgaaaattaAAAAGATTTGCGTTGATGTCATttgttcatacgtggcaaaatgagtggtgatagaGACGTGCGggtgatgtgcaaacgcccacacgtgtgggcgttagttttttcgaaaaaaaaacccTGGAATCCCTAAAAAAAATACCATGGAACCACCTGGAAAAAAATGAACCATAGAAGTTAGCGCATTCATCCCCACCTAAATGCATCACTCAATGAGCCAAACTAGTTGGAGAGAATTACATGAGGTGTGCTACAGCGCGACGAGAGGTTCAAGGCTGGGTCCCTATATCTATGAGTCCAAAGAGTAAAGTCAGAAACTCATCGCAAAAGGAAAAGTCAGAAAAAAATATTATTAATCAGTACAGGGCTGGATGCGCCGAAAAAGCTTGACGTTTCGAATCCCAAATTTTTCATAAGATTGTTTGACATTTCGAATCCCAAATTTTCCATAAGATTGAAAGGGTCATAGAGGCCCAACGGAGTGAGCGCCTCACACCAAGTGTAAGGAGGGAACCGAGAATGCGAGTTGTCACCAAACTTATGAGGCAGGCAGTGGAGGAAGATATGAGCGGCATCTTCAACCAAGTTTGCACATCGAAGACAGTACCTAGACTTGTGAGCGAAATCAGACTTGTGAGCGAAATCGCATTTGGGAGCACGAAATCCACTCTCACACATTCACCTATATATCAGAAAGAAGTGATGACATGTACAATGCTGATCTTTTTCCAAGGTAGTGAGGCACACTCCAATGAAGAAGGAAAAAATGAGGAAGCAGCCGAGAAGCATGATTCTGTATTTTGATGTAGCGATtttgtgaggaataaattctacaTATCAGTAGTGCAACCTGCAGAACCATTTTCTATCTATCCCTGGAAATAATACTACAAACAAGGTTACATTTTCTCCATCCCGTAGGTATCTTCAGCACCGCTGGCCACCTTTTTCCTCCTCTCGGATATCATATCGGTGTATGCCTGACAAAGCCATAGGGTTAGTTCTAACTTAGTTCTGCGCCTGAAATTTGTAATTGCGtagtagaaaataa is drawn from Triticum dicoccoides isolate Atlit2015 ecotype Zavitan chromosome 4A, WEW_v2.0, whole genome shotgun sequence and contains these coding sequences:
- the LOC119286954 gene encoding pentatricopeptide repeat-containing protein At2g13600-like, coding for MRAAVRTKRPRRPPPAAATAQLASSSRPKLEKAQVPLTLPLKSFKLRLANGPPLAPTPKAFKSYAETCATLLRLCRATATSHAAPASSSSSSDRLPLALSLHAHTVRSGVAADRSVASHLLTTYAAFARAAERDRAFGDCVAADAACSFTYDFMVSEHVKAGDIASARRLFDGMPERSVVSYTTMVDALMKRGRVAEAVELYEQCSSGSVAFFTATISGFVRNELHHNALAVFRKMVSCRVRPNGITFVCMIKACVGAGEFGLAMSIVGLAIKSNFFESSIEVQNSLITLHLRMGDADAARKVFDEMDVKDVVSWTALLDVYSESGDLDGARRVLDAMPERNEVSWGTLIARHEQRGNAAEAVKLYSQMLADGCRPNISCFSSVLSACASLEDLRGGARIHARSLKMGSSTNVFVSSSLIDMYCKCNKCRDAQTIFDTLPQKNIVCWNSLVSGYSYNGKMVEAMYLFKKMPARNLASWNTIISGYAQNRQFVDALKSFNAMLASGQVPGEITFSSVLLACANLCSLVTGKMAHAKTIKLGIEESIFIGTALSDMYAKSGDLQSSKRMFYQMPERNDVTWTAMIQGLAENGFAEESIILFEDMMATGMKPNEHTFLALLFACSHGGLVEQAMHYFEKMQAWGISPKEKHYTCMVDVLARAGRLAEAEALLMKTPSKSEANSWAALLSACNTYRNEEIAERAAKRLHELEKDNTAGYVLLSNMYASCGRWKDAARIRVLMKGTTLKKDGGCSWVQVRGQYHAFFSWEAKHPLSMEINEILDLLMWESSLDFVSSVDYQCGQP